In Brevibacterium zhoupengii, the following are encoded in one genomic region:
- a CDS encoding ABC transporter substrate-binding protein, with product MKVRLPRRVLAIGSALALTFSLAACSGGDQGGGDASDTLVAETAFNLKTIDPHRQFEFTGSTIDTAIYQTALEFEDGDLTKPTDGLCSFEMSDDNKKMTLKLKQKDAKFSNGDPVTMDDVVFSFERLKGIKGNPSFFLDGVSIKKVDDETVELTSKKPNPALPYILPNASIGIVNSKVVKENDGTTDEKDGAEAFLNENSQGSGPYKVEKYDADSQVVLTANEHYNGPEPKYKRVVLRNVSAETQLTDIQSGQAQVAYDLNAEQAKQIDDSMGEIASLPSTRSLYIFNNTDEKIGGPAADPNFRKAVMSAIDYDKLTDLAGEGSQRMGSLVPNEFVGAVPKDQAPEQDLDKTKKLLKKAGYDGEKIPFHYSSDQAVNGVDLAQLAETLQAQLKEAGINLALKPAPSSTQLDGFRSAKQPMGIGTWGADYPDPTNYNVFIPGGSVADRVNWKSDPKLEKLAAEAEKAKEGDRDAAYAELYKATTDTAVWIPLVQPVNTVAVGSSINKYVSNADISFDFAKAE from the coding sequence ATGAAGGTCCGCCTCCCCCGCCGAGTGCTCGCAATCGGTTCCGCTCTCGCTCTTACCTTCAGTCTGGCTGCTTGCAGCGGAGGGGACCAAGGCGGAGGTGATGCCAGCGACACGCTGGTGGCCGAGACCGCGTTCAACCTCAAGACGATCGATCCCCACCGTCAGTTCGAGTTCACCGGGTCGACGATCGACACTGCGATCTATCAGACCGCGCTGGAGTTCGAAGACGGCGACCTGACCAAGCCGACCGACGGCCTGTGCTCCTTCGAGATGTCCGATGACAACAAGAAGATGACGCTGAAGCTCAAGCAGAAGGACGCGAAGTTCTCCAACGGAGACCCTGTCACCATGGATGACGTCGTCTTCTCCTTCGAGCGGCTCAAGGGCATCAAGGGCAATCCTTCGTTCTTCCTCGACGGTGTCTCCATCAAGAAGGTCGACGACGAGACCGTCGAACTCACCAGCAAGAAACCCAATCCTGCCCTCCCCTACATTCTCCCCAACGCCTCGATCGGCATCGTGAACTCGAAGGTCGTGAAGGAGAATGACGGCACCACCGACGAGAAGGACGGTGCAGAGGCCTTCCTCAATGAGAACTCGCAGGGCTCGGGACCCTACAAGGTCGAGAAGTACGATGCCGACAGCCAGGTCGTGCTGACGGCGAACGAGCACTACAACGGCCCGGAGCCGAAGTACAAGCGCGTCGTGCTGCGCAATGTCTCCGCAGAGACTCAGCTGACCGACATCCAGTCCGGCCAGGCTCAGGTCGCCTACGACCTCAACGCCGAGCAGGCGAAGCAGATCGATGACTCCATGGGTGAGATCGCGAGCCTGCCCTCGACACGCAGCCTCTACATCTTCAACAACACCGACGAGAAGATCGGTGGACCTGCCGCCGATCCGAACTTCCGCAAGGCCGTCATGTCTGCCATCGACTACGACAAGCTCACCGACCTCGCCGGCGAAGGATCGCAGCGCATGGGCAGCCTCGTGCCCAACGAGTTCGTCGGTGCCGTGCCGAAGGATCAGGCTCCGGAGCAGGACCTTGACAAGACGAAGAAGCTGCTGAAGAAGGCCGGCTACGACGGGGAGAAGATTCCCTTCCACTACTCAAGCGACCAGGCAGTCAACGGTGTTGATCTGGCTCAGCTGGCCGAGACCCTGCAGGCTCAGCTGAAGGAGGCCGGCATCAATCTGGCGCTGAAACCGGCACCGAGTTCGACACAGCTGGATGGATTCCGTTCGGCCAAGCAGCCCATGGGCATCGGCACCTGGGGTGCTGACTACCCGGATCCCACGAACTACAACGTCTTCATCCCCGGCGGCAGCGTCGCCGACCGCGTCAACTGGAAGTCCGATCCGAAGCTGGAGAAGCTCGCAGCTGAAGCGGAGAAGGCCAAGGAAGGCGACCGTGACGCCGCTTATGCCGAGCTGTACAAGGCAACCACGGACACCGCCGTTTGGATTCCTCTGGTCCAGCCCGTCAACACCGTGGCAGTGGGATCGAGCATCAACAAGTACGTGTCCAATGCCGACATCTCATTCGACTTCGCGAAAGCTGAGTGA
- a CDS encoding PrpF domain-containing protein, translated as MAHQLHGQWYRGGTSKCWLFANDEMPADRAGIAQALVAAFGSGDERQLNGVGGASSTTSKAAVISPSAIPGIDISYLFAQVGIGASGVEFTSNCGNCASAVALYAIQNGLVRPQGEITQVRMVNENTRSVLVADVATPDKKIPSNGAETIPGSSMPGVPVNVFFENVDGASTGELLPTGGAMTQLAIADDFVGASCIDAGAPACFVKAAELGMTGTESVAETRLRLGELIAIRSAASVAMGLSAEDEVPSPAVPKVGLVAAPADYTAISGEKIPAEAYDISARMVSMFDPHPAIGITSAIALARDAFVEDSLVNSIIADDVLSPVDGTREISIRIGTPVGVISCQVQLDELGHVARLGVRRVARRIANADIDLPMVG; from the coding sequence GTGGCTCATCAGCTCCACGGCCAGTGGTACAGAGGCGGAACGTCCAAGTGCTGGCTGTTTGCCAATGACGAGATGCCCGCCGACAGGGCGGGCATAGCTCAGGCCCTGGTCGCGGCATTCGGATCCGGCGACGAGCGTCAGCTCAACGGTGTGGGCGGCGCTTCGTCGACGACATCGAAGGCTGCCGTCATCTCACCCTCCGCGATTCCCGGCATCGACATCAGCTATCTGTTCGCGCAGGTCGGGATCGGAGCGTCTGGGGTCGAGTTCACGTCGAACTGCGGCAACTGCGCCTCAGCCGTGGCGCTCTACGCGATTCAGAACGGACTGGTCCGCCCGCAGGGTGAGATCACCCAGGTGCGGATGGTCAATGAGAACACACGATCGGTCCTCGTCGCCGATGTCGCAACACCGGACAAGAAGATTCCGTCGAATGGTGCTGAGACGATCCCCGGCTCGTCGATGCCCGGTGTGCCCGTCAACGTCTTCTTCGAAAACGTCGACGGTGCGTCCACTGGGGAACTGCTTCCGACCGGTGGCGCGATGACCCAGCTGGCGATCGCCGACGACTTCGTCGGGGCCAGCTGCATCGATGCCGGTGCCCCCGCATGCTTCGTCAAGGCTGCAGAGCTGGGCATGACTGGAACCGAATCGGTAGCCGAAACGCGTCTGCGGCTGGGCGAGCTCATCGCCATCCGGTCTGCTGCGTCGGTAGCCATGGGGCTCTCTGCCGAGGACGAGGTGCCGAGCCCTGCCGTTCCCAAAGTCGGGCTGGTTGCGGCGCCGGCAGACTACACAGCCATCTCCGGGGAGAAGATCCCGGCCGAAGCCTATGACATCTCTGCTCGGATGGTGTCGATGTTCGATCCGCATCCAGCGATCGGAATCACCTCGGCGATCGCACTGGCCAGAGATGCCTTCGTCGAAGACAGCCTGGTCAATTCCATCATCGCCGACGACGTGCTCTCACCCGTCGATGGCACCCGAGAGATCTCCATCCGCATCGGCACTCCTGTCGGAGTCATATCCTGCCAGGTTCAGCTCGACGAACTCGGACACGTAGCACGTCTCGGAGTGAGGCGAGTGGCCAGACGAATTGCGAATGCCGACATCGATCTCCCCATGGTCGGCTGA
- a CDS encoding iron ABC transporter permease: MSSPAPTTRPTTASASPRTPQEPTTPARGVGIVSTLSATGILLGLIIVLALLSAWHITQGTSGIGFRDLLAAVTGSASSPAEAGPSARDILIGSRLPRVGAGILVGAALGVAGALFQSLARNPLASPDTLAVTGGSYFAVTVVTAFGIAIPVWASGGVAFIGGLLAAALVLGLAGGAASSTTRLVLAGTATALALQAGTSTLLILFQEETTSLYSWGSGTLNQLDGTAAIRSIPVLVVIIAAAILLSRRLDLLSLGDDAASVLGVPIRSTRAIGVLLAVILTATAVTLAGPIGFVGLCAPVIARLLARLVPVLGKHAVMIPATALIGAIIVILADAVLRAIVGATEAITLPSGVTTTVLGAIVLVLLARSMRSSGPAQATSAAKSRVHSPRHAVLVIVVCTVLLIVVATLGLLTGERFYLLGDVMLWMKDQAAPVISFAFDSRAPRVAAALAAGAALGLSGTFVQASARNPLAEPGLLGITGGAGLGAVIVITLVPGATVVLISSAGVAGALVAFAIVYGLSWRGGMNTDRLVLIGIGMWFGFTALTTLFLVRANPWDTPTLFTWLSGSTYGRVWADVAPVTLVLLIAIPLAFVWTRELDLLALDDDTPRLVGVPREPVRLGVLVTAAVLAAVSVSAVGVVGFIGLVAPHAARALVGNRHARVVPTAMLLGALGLVVADALGRTVIAPAQIPAGLIVALIGAPYFVYLLARSKA; encoded by the coding sequence ATGAGTTCTCCCGCACCCACGACCAGGCCCACGACAGCCTCGGCGAGCCCCCGGACACCCCAGGAACCCACCACACCAGCACGGGGCGTGGGGATCGTCAGCACTCTCTCGGCCACCGGTATCTTGCTCGGTCTGATCATCGTCCTTGCCCTGCTCTCCGCGTGGCACATCACGCAGGGCACATCGGGGATCGGCTTCCGGGATCTGCTCGCGGCTGTGACCGGGTCCGCGTCCTCCCCCGCCGAGGCGGGCCCGAGCGCCCGTGACATCCTCATCGGATCCCGGCTGCCGCGCGTGGGTGCGGGGATACTCGTCGGGGCCGCCCTCGGCGTTGCCGGTGCGCTGTTCCAATCATTGGCTCGCAACCCGCTGGCCTCACCGGACACCCTTGCCGTCACTGGCGGTTCGTACTTCGCGGTCACCGTGGTCACGGCCTTCGGCATCGCGATCCCGGTGTGGGCCTCCGGAGGCGTTGCCTTCATCGGCGGCTTACTCGCGGCAGCTCTGGTCCTCGGACTTGCCGGTGGCGCGGCGTCATCGACGACCCGCCTCGTGCTCGCCGGCACCGCGACCGCCTTGGCGTTGCAGGCGGGCACCTCGACCCTGCTCATTCTGTTCCAAGAGGAGACGACGAGTCTCTACTCGTGGGGTTCAGGCACCCTCAATCAGCTCGACGGGACCGCCGCGATCCGCAGCATTCCCGTCCTCGTCGTCATCATAGCCGCCGCAATCCTGCTCTCACGACGCCTGGATCTGCTCAGCCTCGGCGACGATGCCGCCTCTGTCCTCGGTGTGCCGATCCGATCGACCCGTGCGATCGGGGTTCTGCTCGCCGTCATCCTCACCGCCACTGCCGTGACCTTGGCCGGACCGATCGGCTTCGTCGGACTCTGTGCCCCGGTCATCGCCCGCCTGCTGGCCCGCCTGGTGCCGGTGCTGGGAAAGCATGCGGTGATGATCCCGGCCACGGCTCTCATCGGTGCGATCATCGTCATCCTGGCTGACGCCGTGCTGCGCGCCATCGTCGGGGCCACCGAGGCGATCACTCTTCCTTCGGGTGTGACGACGACCGTGCTCGGTGCGATCGTTCTCGTCCTGCTGGCGCGTTCTATGCGTTCCTCGGGCCCCGCGCAGGCGACGTCGGCGGCTAAGTCACGGGTGCACAGCCCACGTCACGCGGTGCTTGTCATCGTCGTCTGCACAGTGCTGCTCATCGTGGTTGCGACCCTCGGGCTGCTCACCGGGGAACGGTTCTACCTCCTCGGCGATGTGATGCTGTGGATGAAGGACCAGGCGGCGCCAGTGATCTCCTTCGCCTTCGACTCCCGGGCTCCACGCGTGGCCGCCGCACTTGCCGCCGGTGCCGCCCTCGGACTGTCGGGAACATTTGTCCAGGCCAGCGCCCGCAACCCGTTGGCTGAGCCGGGCCTGCTCGGCATCACCGGCGGCGCCGGGCTTGGTGCCGTCATCGTCATCACCCTTGTTCCCGGCGCCACCGTCGTACTGATCTCAAGTGCGGGGGTCGCTGGTGCGCTCGTGGCCTTTGCCATCGTCTACGGACTCTCCTGGCGCGGCGGGATGAACACCGACAGGCTCGTGCTCATCGGCATCGGCATGTGGTTCGGCTTCACCGCCCTGACCACTCTGTTCCTCGTTCGTGCGAACCCGTGGGACACACCGACCCTCTTCACCTGGCTCTCCGGGTCCACCTACGGCCGAGTCTGGGCCGATGTCGCACCCGTGACGCTGGTCCTTCTCATAGCGATCCCTCTGGCCTTCGTCTGGACGCGCGAGCTGGATCTGCTGGCACTCGATGACGATACGCCGAGGTTGGTCGGAGTTCCGCGTGAACCCGTGCGTCTGGGCGTGCTCGTCACCGCCGCTGTGCTTGCCGCGGTCAGCGTCTCTGCTGTCGGGGTGGTCGGGTTCATCGGTCTCGTCGCCCCGCACGCTGCCAGGGCACTGGTTGGCAATCGACACGCCAGAGTGGTTCCGACGGCTATGCTCCTCGGCGCCCTTGGGCTTGTCGTCGCCGACGCATTGGGCCGCACGGTCATCGCTCCTGCGCAGATTCCCGCCGGTCTCATCGTCGCCCTCATCGGCGCCCCCTACTTCGTGTACCTGCTGGCACGCTCGAAGGCGTGA
- a CDS encoding LysR family transcriptional regulator, translating to MDESLSGQFPQLTALLELVDQDGHMTDAAAVLGIPQSTMSRRIHGLEDHLGVPLIVPDGRAISLTAAARELADSIRGPLHEIGTAITDLAEAADPDHGTIRFGFPLTMGAGRIPDLLAAFSSRHPGIRLDLRQAHGAELVRDLQKGALDLAIIIPTPVELPHEVLASQEIVAAVPADHRLAGRRRVTVAQLAVEEFIANPETYNLRSLTDEWCAQAGFVPRVKTEVTEFSTIREFVSRGMGVALIPRDVRFMEGIAEVELRGGDYVREVSLCSAVRQPSRVVGRLRDFIHERAREWETTP from the coding sequence ATGGATGAATCGCTGTCTGGTCAGTTCCCACAGCTGACGGCACTGCTCGAACTCGTCGACCAGGACGGGCATATGACCGACGCGGCGGCGGTCCTCGGCATCCCGCAGTCGACGATGAGTCGACGCATCCACGGACTCGAGGACCACCTCGGCGTGCCTCTCATCGTTCCCGACGGCCGGGCGATCAGCCTGACTGCGGCGGCACGTGAGCTCGCCGATTCGATCAGGGGGCCGTTGCATGAGATCGGAACGGCGATCACCGACCTCGCCGAGGCGGCCGATCCCGACCATGGCACGATCCGGTTCGGTTTTCCGCTGACGATGGGGGCTGGCCGGATTCCCGATCTGCTCGCCGCCTTCAGTTCGCGGCATCCGGGCATCAGGCTCGATCTCAGGCAGGCACATGGCGCTGAGCTCGTCCGTGATCTGCAGAAGGGGGCACTTGACCTTGCGATCATCATCCCGACCCCGGTCGAGCTGCCGCATGAGGTCCTGGCCTCCCAGGAGATCGTGGCGGCAGTGCCGGCCGACCATCGTCTGGCCGGCAGGCGACGCGTCACCGTGGCCCAGTTGGCGGTTGAGGAATTCATCGCCAACCCCGAAACCTACAACCTGCGCAGCCTCACCGACGAGTGGTGTGCGCAGGCCGGGTTCGTCCCGCGAGTCAAGACCGAGGTCACCGAGTTCTCCACGATCCGCGAATTCGTCAGTCGGGGGATGGGAGTGGCGCTGATCCCGCGCGATGTGCGGTTCATGGAAGGCATCGCCGAGGTGGAGCTGCGTGGCGGTGACTATGTCCGCGAGGTCTCACTGTGCTCGGCGGTGCGTCAACCCAGTCGCGTCGTCGGACGCCTGCGCGACTTCATCCACGAGCGTGCCAGGGAGTGGGAGACGACTCCGTAG
- a CDS encoding ABC transporter permease produces MSVSTTDSSTAHPPSSDEAQRIKPPLLPPLLRYILIRIGISLILIWGVTVVTFLMTNLVPTDPVAAILGDRAAADPEIVAATRERLGLDQPLIVQYFTYLSNLLQGDMGVSNQTRTPVLESIGQVFPASIELGIGAILISVIIGLLLGLASALKQNTILDHAIRALSLIGISAPTFWIAAVGYYVFFFKLRVVPGAGRLDPWITPPPRVTGLYTVDSLLAGQMSTFVNAFGHLILPSCVLALFTIGLLTRFSRSSVLDIIRLDYVTAAKAKGLPARTVVFKYIFRGALVPIITVVGLAFGSLLSGAVLTETVFAWNGLGQYAFRGATTLDLPVIMGVGLVIGIVYIIVNFIVDLIYGFVDPRVRVR; encoded by the coding sequence ATGTCGGTCTCAACCACCGATAGCTCCACCGCCCACCCGCCGAGCAGCGACGAAGCACAGCGCATCAAGCCACCGCTGCTGCCTCCACTGCTGCGTTACATCCTCATCCGGATCGGAATCAGCCTCATCCTCATCTGGGGTGTCACAGTTGTGACGTTCCTGATGACCAACTTGGTCCCCACCGACCCGGTCGCCGCCATCCTCGGCGACCGGGCGGCCGCGGATCCGGAGATCGTCGCCGCCACCCGCGAGCGCCTCGGCCTCGACCAGCCGCTCATCGTCCAGTACTTCACGTATCTGAGCAACCTGCTCCAAGGCGATATGGGTGTCTCCAACCAGACACGAACACCCGTGCTCGAATCCATCGGCCAGGTCTTCCCTGCCTCGATCGAGCTGGGCATCGGAGCCATCCTGATCTCGGTCATCATCGGCCTGCTCCTCGGTCTGGCCAGCGCACTCAAGCAGAACACGATCCTCGATCACGCCATCCGGGCCTTGAGCCTCATCGGCATCTCGGCTCCCACCTTCTGGATCGCCGCGGTCGGCTACTACGTCTTCTTCTTCAAACTCCGCGTCGTTCCCGGCGCCGGACGCCTCGACCCGTGGATCACCCCACCGCCGAGAGTCACCGGCCTCTACACCGTCGACTCTCTCCTGGCCGGCCAGATGTCGACCTTCGTCAACGCCTTCGGGCACCTGATTCTGCCCTCGTGTGTGCTGGCCCTGTTCACGATCGGCCTGCTCACCCGGTTCAGCCGCTCCAGCGTCCTCGACATCATCCGTCTCGACTACGTCACCGCCGCCAAGGCAAAGGGACTGCCGGCTCGCACGGTCGTCTTCAAATACATCTTCCGCGGTGCTCTCGTCCCGATCATCACGGTCGTCGGCCTGGCATTCGGCTCACTCCTGTCCGGCGCAGTCCTGACAGAGACCGTCTTCGCCTGGAACGGCCTTGGTCAGTATGCCTTCCGCGGTGCGACGACACTCGACCTGCCCGTCATCATGGGAGTCGGTCTCGTCATCGGCATCGTCTACATCATCGTCAATTTCATCGTCGACCTGATCTACGG
- a CDS encoding SLC13 family permease translates to MTMIQILMLVVLVVMFIAATKWPINIGIMGLVAAFAFGTFVFGMDDKEILEEFPASIVLTIVGVTFFFSIAQKNGTIKILVDLAIRAVHGRINVVPWIFFVISSLLTALGTFSPAAVALLAPAAMGFCATTGYSGVVMAAMVINGAHAGGFSPISVSGNIVRDIAESNGFDIDAGALFVAAYVVNLIVTILTVVVMKALKRLRTWPEPDDFNTGSGSPAPDSSPMRPDSTGGSAAGSGQGAGVAVATHAPTVTSRMTGHVWLTIALIGVMVIGAVGFELPIGFLALACGLVLAFTSLKHTEGLVSGISWSTVLLVSGMIVYVSLLTHAGVIDSLSKMAVAIGAPLLVAVVLCYVIGISSAFASSTALLTALIPLSIPLLEQSDLSATAVMAALAVSATIVDVSPFSTDGALIIANTQGKEAKTIWRDLMIYAGFVVLSAPLLSWALLVPTGIM, encoded by the coding sequence ATGACGATGATTCAAATTCTTATGCTTGTGGTGCTGGTGGTGATGTTCATCGCCGCGACGAAGTGGCCGATCAACATCGGAATCATGGGCCTTGTCGCCGCATTCGCCTTCGGAACCTTCGTGTTCGGCATGGACGACAAGGAGATACTTGAGGAGTTTCCGGCAAGTATCGTCCTGACGATCGTTGGTGTGACCTTCTTCTTCAGCATTGCTCAGAAGAATGGGACGATCAAGATCCTCGTCGATCTCGCGATCCGCGCAGTGCATGGGCGCATCAACGTCGTGCCCTGGATCTTCTTCGTGATCTCCTCTCTGCTCACTGCTCTGGGCACGTTCTCTCCGGCAGCGGTGGCGCTGCTGGCGCCGGCAGCCATGGGCTTCTGCGCGACGACGGGCTACAGCGGCGTCGTCATGGCAGCCATGGTCATCAACGGTGCTCATGCCGGCGGCTTCTCGCCGATCTCGGTCTCGGGAAACATCGTTCGTGACATTGCAGAATCCAACGGCTTCGACATCGATGCTGGTGCGCTCTTCGTCGCCGCCTACGTCGTGAACCTGATCGTCACAATCCTCACCGTCGTCGTGATGAAGGCGCTCAAGCGTCTGCGCACATGGCCTGAGCCAGACGATTTCAACACCGGCTCCGGCTCGCCCGCACCCGACTCCTCGCCGATGCGACCGGATTCGACGGGCGGCTCGGCTGCAGGCAGTGGGCAGGGGGCCGGCGTCGCAGTGGCGACACATGCGCCGACCGTGACCTCGCGAATGACCGGCCACGTGTGGCTGACCATCGCCCTCATCGGTGTCATGGTCATCGGCGCCGTCGGATTCGAACTGCCGATCGGGTTCCTCGCGCTCGCCTGCGGCCTGGTGCTGGCCTTTACCTCACTGAAGCACACTGAGGGACTGGTCTCTGGAATCTCATGGTCAACCGTCCTCCTCGTTTCGGGCATGATCGTCTACGTCAGCCTGCTCACCCACGCCGGTGTCATCGACTCGTTGTCGAAGATGGCCGTGGCCATCGGAGCGCCGCTCCTCGTCGCAGTGGTCCTCTGCTATGTGATCGGCATCAGCTCGGCCTTCGCTTCCTCGACGGCGCTGCTGACGGCCCTGATTCCGCTGTCGATTCCACTGCTGGAACAGAGTGATCTCAGTGCGACGGCAGTGATGGCCGCACTCGCGGTGTCTGCAACCATCGTCGATGTCTCCCCGTTCTCGACGGACGGCGCACTGATCATTGCGAATACACAGGGCAAAGAGGCGAAGACCATCTGGCGCGATCTGATGATCTACGCGGGCTTCGTCGTACTCAGTGCGCCGCTGCTGTCGTGGGCTCTGCTGGTTCCCACCGGCATCATGTGA
- a CDS encoding LysR family transcriptional regulator, with protein MSSAPYNVDRLLLLLLVYRTGSLSAAADELALSTSAVSQQISKLEREVGLPLVVRHPKGMRLTDAGVKLSTYAMTIDNALTAARNDMSAFAQLERGEVRIATFPTFAASVMPKVLQHFHDLHPEVDVTVKSYRLDRIQEALERREVDLATLWDYPWTPIDQEIPVRTTLLKEPTKLLIPTSHPLARRRVIKLEEVADDPWITRSSHPVASVLGRICHEAGFDPRIVFEANDYQELLGMVSAGLGVAIAPSLAVRSHGSDVKVVSIRGNPAPRRIVLSQLPERVPSPAVLALVRSFRKVSSSKEWHS; from the coding sequence ATGAGTTCAGCGCCCTACAACGTCGATCGGCTCCTCCTGCTGCTTCTCGTCTATCGGACCGGCAGCCTGTCGGCAGCGGCGGACGAACTGGCCCTGTCCACCTCGGCGGTGTCGCAGCAGATCAGCAAACTCGAACGCGAAGTGGGACTGCCGCTCGTCGTCCGACACCCCAAAGGAATGCGCCTCACCGATGCCGGGGTCAAGCTCTCCACGTACGCAATGACGATCGACAACGCCCTCACCGCCGCACGCAATGACATGTCGGCATTCGCGCAGCTCGAGCGCGGCGAGGTTCGAATTGCGACGTTCCCGACATTCGCGGCCTCAGTGATGCCGAAGGTGCTCCAGCATTTCCACGATCTTCACCCCGAGGTGGACGTGACCGTGAAGAGCTACCGGCTGGACCGGATCCAAGAAGCACTGGAACGACGCGAAGTCGACCTAGCCACCCTGTGGGACTACCCCTGGACACCGATCGACCAGGAGATCCCCGTCCGCACGACCCTGCTCAAAGAGCCCACGAAACTGCTCATCCCCACATCGCATCCTCTCGCCAGACGCAGAGTCATCAAACTCGAAGAAGTCGCAGACGACCCGTGGATCACCCGCTCCTCCCACCCCGTCGCCTCGGTGCTCGGCCGCATCTGCCACGAGGCCGGATTCGACCCGCGCATTGTCTTCGAAGCCAACGACTATCAGGAGCTGCTCGGAATGGTCTCGGCCGGCCTGGGCGTCGCCATCGCCCCGAGCCTGGCCGTGCGCTCACACGGATCCGACGTCAAAGTGGTCTCGATCAGAGGCAACCCGGCGCCGCGTCGGATCGTGCTGTCACAGCTGCCCGAGCGCGTCCCGTCACCGGCTGTGCTGGCCTTGGTCCGATCTTTCCGCAAGGTCAGCAGCTCGAAGGAATGGCACAGCTGA
- a CDS encoding malate:quinone oxidoreductase translates to MKRSPATLQQLPDADVVLIGGGIMSATLGSMLAELSPDMRIVVLEKASDIAGESSEAWNNAGTGHSGFCELNYMPDPGNGTKAASIASQFHLSRQWWAHLAQTGCLDPAEFIHPTTHMNLVFGKSDVDYLRQRVETLCADPLFADMDFTTDRSEIAQWAPLTMEGRTDDGEPIAAARNVRGTDVDFGALTRGLLHVMTEQAANEILTNHEATGLRATKDGWAVSGKTANPTAATRADSMPAREFAINSKHVFVGAGGFALKLLQKSGIPEVRGYAVLPVGASFYRSATPAVVDRHDAKVYGQAAVGAPPMSVPHLDKRIIDDEEHLLFGPYATFSTKLLKHGRLSDFFTTLRADNLHVIAAAGLQNLDLVKFLIKELTASPKKKFAQLARFYPKARFNEWTLVPAGQRAQLVKPDPKRVGVLQQGTELVVGADGSIAGLLGASPGASTAVPIMLNLLRLAFPAQWHRGWKDVMSQAIPDIDRTDWDAEAVAASCAASDLALGLGTSVRN, encoded by the coding sequence ATGAAGCGAAGCCCCGCCACACTACAGCAGCTGCCCGACGCCGATGTCGTTCTCATCGGCGGAGGCATCATGTCAGCGACCCTGGGGTCGATGCTCGCCGAGCTCTCCCCCGATATGCGCATCGTCGTCCTCGAGAAGGCCAGCGACATCGCTGGGGAGAGCAGTGAGGCCTGGAATAACGCGGGCACCGGGCATTCCGGTTTCTGCGAACTCAACTACATGCCCGACCCCGGCAACGGAACGAAGGCCGCCTCGATCGCTTCGCAGTTCCACCTCAGCCGCCAGTGGTGGGCGCACCTGGCTCAGACCGGCTGCCTCGACCCGGCCGAGTTCATCCATCCCACGACCCACATGAACCTCGTCTTCGGCAAGTCCGATGTCGACTACCTGCGCCAGCGGGTGGAGACCCTGTGCGCCGATCCGCTGTTTGCCGACATGGACTTCACCACCGATCGCAGTGAGATCGCACAGTGGGCGCCTCTGACGATGGAAGGCCGCACAGATGACGGTGAACCGATCGCAGCGGCCAGGAACGTGCGCGGGACCGATGTCGACTTCGGCGCCCTGACCCGAGGACTCCTGCACGTAATGACCGAACAGGCCGCCAATGAGATCCTCACCAATCACGAGGCCACCGGACTGCGGGCGACGAAGGACGGCTGGGCCGTCAGCGGGAAGACCGCGAACCCGACAGCGGCCACTCGCGCCGACTCGATGCCGGCCAGAGAATTCGCGATCAACTCGAAACACGTGTTCGTCGGCGCCGGCGGGTTCGCCCTCAAACTCCTGCAGAAGAGCGGAATCCCTGAGGTCAGAGGCTACGCCGTTCTGCCCGTGGGAGCCTCCTTCTACCGCAGCGCCACCCCCGCCGTCGTTGATCGGCACGATGCCAAGGTCTACGGTCAGGCCGCAGTCGGTGCTCCTCCGATGTCGGTGCCCCACCTGGACAAACGCATCATCGATGATGAGGAGCACCTGCTGTTCGGCCCCTATGCGACGTTCAGCACCAAGCTGCTCAAGCACGGTCGCCTCAGTGACTTCTTCACCACCCTGCGAGCAGACAATCTCCATGTCATCGCCGCCGCAGGACTGCAGAACCTCGATCTCGTGAAGTTCCTCATCAAGGAACTCACGGCGAGTCCGAAGAAGAAGTTCGCACAGCTGGCCCGCTTCTACCCGAAGGCCAGGTTCAACGAATGGACACTGGTACCGGCCGGACAGCGGGCACAGCTGGTGAAACCGGACCCGAAGAGAGTCGGTGTCCTGCAGCAGGGCACCGAGCTCGTCGTCGGCGCCGACGGCTCCATCGCCGGGCTGCTCGGAGCCTCGCCCGGGGCGTCGACGGCCGTGCCGATCATGCTCAACCTGCTGCGCTTGGCCTTCCCCGCCCAGTGGCATCGCGGCTGGAAGGACGTCATGAGCCAGGCGATCCCCGACATCGACAGAACGGACTGGGACGCCGAGGCGGTTGCGGCCAGTTGTGCCGCATCTGACCTCGCACTGGGCCTGGGCACATCCGTGCGAAACTGA